The following coding sequences are from one Kogia breviceps isolate mKogBre1 chromosome X, mKogBre1 haplotype 1, whole genome shotgun sequence window:
- the RBM10 gene encoding RNA-binding protein 10 isoform X18 produces MKDECVLKGIRFWMVFTGRALWQFLSLSRGGRGDRTGRYGATDRSQDDGGENRSRDHDYRDMDYRSYPREYGSQEGKHDYDDSSEEQSAEDSYEASPGSETQRRRRRRHRHSPTGPPGFPRDGDYRDQDYRTEQGEEEEEEEEEEEEEKASNIVMLRMLPQAATEDDIRGQLQSHGVQAREVRLMRNKSSGQSRGFAFVEFSHLQDATRWMEANQHSLNILGQKVSMHYSDPKPKINEDWLCNKCGVQNFKRREKCFKCGVPKSEAEQKLPLGARLDQQTLPLGGRELSQGLLPLPQPYQAQGVLASQALSQGSEPSSENANDTIILRNLNPHSTMDSILGALAPYAVLSSSNVRVIKDKQTQLNRGFAFIQLSTIEAAQLLQILQALHPPLTIDGKTINVEFAKGSKRDMASNEGSRINAASVASTAIAAAQWAISQASQGGEGAWATPEEPPVDYSYYQQDEGYGSSQGTESSLYAHGYLKGAKGPGITGTKGDPAGAGPEASLEPGADSVSLQAFSRTQPGATPGVYQQSAAEASGSQGTAANSQSYTIMSPAVLKSELQSPSHPSSSLPPATSPSAQEPYSQYPVPDVSTYQYDETSGYYYDPQTGLYYDPNSQYYYNAQSQQYLYWDGERRTYVPALEQSADGHKETGAPSKEGKEKKEKHKTKTAQQIAKDMERWARSLNKQKENFKNSFQPISSLRDDERRESATADAGYAILEKKGALAERQHTSMDLPKLASDDRPSPPRGLVAAYSGESDSEEEQERGGPEREEKLTDWQKLACLLCRRQFPSKEALIRHQQLSGLHKQNLEIHRRAHLSENELEALEKNDMEQMKYRDRAAERREKYGIPEPPEPKRRKYSGMSAASVDFEQPTRDGLGSDNIGSRMLQAMGWKEGSGLGRKKQGIVTPIEAQTRVRGSGLGARGSSYGVTSTESYKETLHKTMVTRFNEAQ; encoded by the exons AGGGGGTCGTGGAGACAGGACTGGCCGTTACGGAGCCACTGATCGTTCACAGGATGATGGTGGTGAGAACCGCAGCCGGGATCACGACTACCGGGACATGGACTACCGCTCGTATCCCCGCGAGTATGGCAGCCAGGAGGGCAAGCACGACTATGACGACTCGTCCGAGGAGCAGAGTGCAGag GATTCCTACGAGGCCTCCCCGGGCTCCGAGACTCAGCgtaggcggcggcggcggcacagGCACAGCCCCACCGGCCCACCAGGCTTCCCCCGAGACGGCGACTATCGGGACCAGGACTATCGGACCgagcaaggggaggaggaggaggaggaggaggaggaggaggaggaggagaaggccaGTAACATCGTCATGCTGAGGATGCTGCCACAGGCAGCCACTGAGGATGAC ATCCGTGGCCAGCTACAGTCCCACGGCGTCCAAGCACGGGAGGTCCGGCTGATGCGGAACAAATCCTCAG GTCAGAGCCGGGGCTTCGCCTTCGTCGAGTTTAGTCACTTGCAGGACGCTACACGATGGATGGAAGCCAATCAG CACTCCCTCAACATCCTGGGCCAGAAGGTGTCCATGCACTACAGCGACCCCAAGCCCAAGATCAATGAGGACTGGCTGTGTAATAAG TGTGGCGTCCAGAACTTCAAACGCCGTGAGAAGTGCTTCAAATGTGGTGTGCCCAAGTCAG AGGCAGAGCAGAAGCTGCCCCTGGGCGCAAGGTTGGATCAGCAGACGCTACCACTGGGTGGTCGGGAGCTAAGCCAGGGCCTGCTGCCCCTGCCACAGCCCTACCAGGCCCAGGGAGTGCTGGCCTCCCAGGCCCTGTCACAGGGCTCGGAGCCGAGCTCAGAGAACGCCAACGACA CCATCATTTTGCGCAACCTGAACCCACACAGCACCATGGACTCCATCCTGGGGGCCCTGGCACCCTACGCAGTGCTGTCCTCCTCCAACGTACGCGTCATCAAGGACAAGCAGACCCAACTGAACCGTGGCTTTGCCTTCATCCAGCTCTCCACCATC gaggCAGCCCAGCTGCTGCAGATCCTGCAGGCCCTGCACCCGCCGCTCACCATCGATGGCAAGACCATCAACGTTGAGTTTGCCAAGGGTTCTAAGAG GGACATGGCCTCCAACGAAGGCAGTCGCATCAATGCTGCCTCTGTGGCCAGCACTGCCATTGCCGCGGCCCAGTGGGCCATCTCGCAG GCCTCCCAGGGTGGGGAGGGTGCCTGGGCCACCCCCGAGGAGCCACCGGTCGACTACAGCTACTACCAACAGGATGAGGGCTATGGCAGCAGCCAGGGCACAGAGTCCTCTCTCTATGCCCATGGCTACCTCAAGGGCGCGAAGGGCCCCGGCATCACTGGAACCAAAGGGGACCCAGCCGGAGCAG GTCCCGAGGCCTCCCTGGAGCCTGGGGCAGACTCTGTGTCCCTGCAGGCTTTCTCCCGCACCCAGCCTGGTGCCACCCCTGGCGTCTACCAGCAGTCAGCAGCTGAAGCGAGCGGCAGCCAGGGCACTGCTGCCAACAGCCAG TCATACACCATCATGTCACCCGCTGTGCTCAAATCTGAGCTCCAGAGCCCCAGCCATCCCAGCTCTTCCCTGCCACCAGCCACGAGCCCCTCTGCCCAGGAGCCCTACAGCCAGTACC CTGTTCCTGACGTCTCCACCTACCAGTACGATGAGACATCTGGCTACTACTATGACCCCCAGACTGGCCTCTACTACGACCCCAACTCTCAG taCTACTACAATGCTCAGAGCCAGCAGTACCTGTACTGGGATGGGGAAAGGCGGACCTATGTTCCTGCCCTGGAGCAGTCAGCTGATGGGCATAAGGAAACGGGGGCGCCTTCAAAGGAGggcaaagagaagaaggaaaagcacAAGACCAAGACGGCCCAACAG ATTGCCAAGGACATGGAACGCTGGGCCCGCAGCCTcaacaagcaaaaagaaaacttcaaaaacagCTTCCAGCCCATCAGTTCCCTACGAGACGATGAAAGGCGCGAGTCGGCCACTGCAGATGCCGGCTACGCCATCCTAGAGAAGAAG GGAGCACTAGCCGAGAGACAGCACACCAGCATGGACCTCCCAAAACTGGCCAGTGATGACCGCCCA AGCCCACCGAGGGGGCTGGTGGCGGCCTACAGCGGGGAGAGTGACAGTGAGGAGGAGCAGGAGCGCGGGGGCCCAGAGCGGGAAGAGAAGCTCACCGACTGGCAGAAGCTGGCCTGCCTGCTCTGCCGGCGCCAGTTCCCCAGCAAGGAGGCGCTCATCCGGCACCAGCAGCTCTCCGGGCTCCACAAG CAAAACCTTGAGATTCACCGGCGAGCCCACCTGTCAGAAAATGAGCTGgaggcacttgagaagaacgaCATGGAG CAAATGAAGTACCGGGACCGTGCAGCTGAACGCAGAGAGAAGTATGGCATCCCTGAGCCGCCGGAGCCCAAGAGGAGGAAGTATAGCGGCATGTCTGCGGCCTCTGT GGACTTTGAGCAGCCCACGCGGGATGGGCTGGGCAGTGACAACATTGGCAGTCGCATGCTCCAGGCTATGGGCTGGAAAGAGGGCAGCGGCCTGGGCCGCAAAAAACAGGGCATTGTGACTCCCATTGAG GCCCAGACACGGGTGCGGGGCTCCGGCTTGGGTGCCCGAGGCAGCTCCTATGGGGTCACCTCGACCGAGTCATACAAGGAGACGCTGCACAAGACAATGGTGACCCGCTTCAACGAGGCCCAGTGA